The genome window ATCAAGGCCGATGCGTAAGTATCTCCTATTAATTTCCGCTGTCTACTGTCTACTGTCTACTGTCTCGTATGCTGATCTGGCGACGATCGATCGGCTCGACCACATGCGCGATCGCGGGTACGACTATCTCGACATCTACACCAGCGGCTGGACAACGGGGCGCGGACTGCTTTTGGAAAATAAGCTCTATATCGATTTCCCCGAGACCCGGCTGGCGAAAAACTTGACGGTAAAGCATAAGCCGTCGAAACGGGTCCTGAATATCCAGGCCACGCAGAAGAACGCGCGGACCGCCCGGGTCATTATTACCCTGAAACGGGAGATCGATTACGATTTGGTCAATGTTTTCGGCCGCGGCAAAGCGGTCGTGGAGATCGGCGACCGGGCCGATGGGGCGACAGCCAAACAATTCGCTTGGGAATCGGCCAACGCCCGAAAGCGGGCCTCCCCGCTCAAACCGCGCAAATTTACCCCGGCCCCCAGCCCTCCCGCGGAAAAAGTTAGCCAGCCCCGATCACTGCAGGGCAGAACGGTCATCCTCGATCCCGGCCACGGCGGAGATGACCCCGGCGCGTCCTCCTGCGACGGCCAGCCGGAAAAGAAGCTGACCCTAGCGACCGCCCAGGAGACGGCCGAACTGCTGCGCGCGGCGGGGGCAACGGTCTACTTGACCCGTGACGAGGACCGGCGTTCGAACCTCTCGGATGTCGTTGAGTTCGCTAACCGGAGCCGCGCTGACATTTTCCTCTCCATCCATTATAATTCAACTTATAATCGCGGCATCGCCGGGACGGAAAGCTATTACTACAATCCGGGGAGCCGTCAGTTCGCGGAAAAGATGCACGAGGCGTTGGTCCGCGGGCTCGACCGGAAAGACCGGGGGCTCCATCGGGTTAAGTTCTATACGGTCAACCATACCCGGATGCCGGCGGTTTTACTCGAGCCGGCTTATCTCTCCAACGGCGATGAGTCTAGCTTGGCCAACTCCGCCGCTTTCCGGTCAAAAGTCGCGGCCAGTATCATGAAAGGGGTTAAAAACTATTTCGGAAGTAACACTGATTAAAAAAGTGGCCGCCGAGCGGATCGCGCCCAAAGCGGCCGATAAACCGGAGACCAAAAAAGTTACCCCGGCCTCGCCGATCGGGATCTTTGATTCAGGAGTGGGCGGGTTGACCGTCTTGCGCGAGATCATCCGCCAACTGCCGCACGAGGATGTCGTCTACCTGGCCGATACCGCCCGCCTCCCCTACGGCGGCCGCTCGCCCGAAGAGATCGTCAAGTTCAACGAAGAGATCATCCCATATTTAATAGGCGAAGGGGTCAAGCTGATCGTCATGGCCTGCGGCACCTCCTCGGCCATCGCCTATCCGGTCCTGAAAGATAAATATAAGGTCCACTTGGTCAGCTTGGTCGAGCCGGGAGCGCGCTCCGCCCTGGCCGCGACCCGGAGCCGGGTCATCGGCCTCTTCGCCACGGCTGGCACCGTCAATTCCCACGCCTACCAGACCATGCTCCACTCGCTCGACAACGACGTAGTCGTCCACGCCCGCGCCTGTCCCCTCTTTGTCCCGCTGATCGAAGGTGGCTTTATTGAGGCGGAGGAGACCAGGAAGGTCGTCAAAGAGTATCTCAAACCACTGCTCAAGGAAAATATCGACACCTTGATCCTCGGCTGTACCCACTACCCCCACCTGGCCCGGGTCATCCAGGAAATAGCCGGCCCAAACGTCACCCTGGTCGACCCGGCCGCGGCAACCGTCCTCGAGACAAAGAAACTGCTCGATAAAGCGGGGACCATTAAAGATAATTCCCACCAGCCAAAATACGATTATCTCGTCACCGGCTCCCCGATCCAGTTCCAGGACCTCGGCTCCCGCCTTCTTGGAAAACCAATCAACCGCGTCCGTCAAGTAGTGTTATAATACAGTTGTTTGAAGTTTGATGTTGGAGATTTGAGGTTGTTTTATGTATGAATTAATGGTCGAAGACAGTTTTGACGCCGCTCACGCGCTACGGGGCTATGAGGGTTCCTGCGAAAATCTCCATGGGCACACCTGGAAAGTCCAGGTCTTTCTCAAGGGGAACAAACTCAACAAGATCGGCTTGTTCGAAGATTTCCGGAACATCAAACAACGGTTAAGGATGGTGCTCAATGCCTTTGATCATAAATTGATCAACGACATCCCGCCGTTCGACAAAAAGAACCCGACGTCAGAGCA of Candidatus Margulisiibacteriota bacterium contains these proteins:
- the queD gene encoding 6-carboxytetrahydropterin synthase QueD, with product MYELMVEDSFDAAHALRGYEGSCENLHGHTWKVQVFLKGNKLNKIGLFEDFRNIKQRLRMVLNAFDHKLINDIPPFDKKNPTSEHLAETIYKQMKKSFKRLAKVTVWESPTTNATYS
- the murI gene encoding glutamate racemase, translated to MAAERIAPKAADKPETKKVTPASPIGIFDSGVGGLTVLREIIRQLPHEDVVYLADTARLPYGGRSPEEIVKFNEEIIPYLIGEGVKLIVMACGTSSAIAYPVLKDKYKVHLVSLVEPGARSALAATRSRVIGLFATAGTVNSHAYQTMLHSLDNDVVVHARACPLFVPLIEGGFIEAEETRKVVKEYLKPLLKENIDTLILGCTHYPHLARVIQEIAGPNVTLVDPAAATVLETKKLLDKAGTIKDNSHQPKYDYLVTGSPIQFQDLGSRLLGKPINRVRQVVL
- a CDS encoding N-acetylmuramoyl-L-alanine amidase: MRKYLLLISAVYCLLSTVSYADLATIDRLDHMRDRGYDYLDIYTSGWTTGRGLLLENKLYIDFPETRLAKNLTVKHKPSKRVLNIQATQKNARTARVIITLKREIDYDLVNVFGRGKAVVEIGDRADGATAKQFAWESANARKRASPLKPRKFTPAPSPPAEKVSQPRSLQGRTVILDPGHGGDDPGASSCDGQPEKKLTLATAQETAELLRAAGATVYLTRDEDRRSNLSDVVEFANRSRADIFLSIHYNSTYNRGIAGTESYYYNPGSRQFAEKMHEALVRGLDRKDRGLHRVKFYTVNHTRMPAVLLEPAYLSNGDESSLANSAAFRSKVAASIMKGVKNYFGSNTD